GGTAATTTTTTACAAAGGGGTGAACCTGCTTTATTCGACAAGTACACACGAGCTGAGATGGCTGTAAAAAATGGTGTTGACTTAGTTGTAGAACTCCCAACTATGTTTGCATGTCAAAGTGCAGAACTTTTTGCTCAGGGTGCTATAACTACTCTTAACTCATTAAATTGTATAAATTCTATATGCTTTGGTAGTGAAGAAGGCGATGTCGAAATACTTTACTCTATTTCTAAAATACTAGTAAATGAACCAGATGCTTTTAAAGAAATTTTAAAAATTCACTTAGATGAGGGTATGCTTTTCCCTACAGCTCGTAGTTTAGCATTATTTGACTATATTAATAACTATAACTCATTAAATATTTCAAAAGAAAAACTTTTGTCAATTTTAAATTCCTCTAATAATATTTTAGGACTAGAGTATATAAAATGTCTACTTAAATTAAAAAGTAATATAAAACCTTTTACTATATCTAGAGTTTCAGCTTCATATAATTCTGAAGAAATAAAAAATGATATATGCTCTGCTACTGCTATTAGAAAATCACTAAAAGAAAATAATAATTTATCACTTTTAAAAAATGTGGTTCCTTATAATACCTACGAGACTTTAAATAGTAAATTAGATAATAATTTTTCACCTATGTTTGATGATAAGTATTTTGAAATTTTAAAATCTATAATACTTAGAGATAGTAATATTTTAAATACTTATTTTGATGTAAACGAAGGTATCGAAAACAAAATTTATCAAAATGTTTTTACATCATCGTGCCTTAATGATTTACACAGTTCTGTAAAATCAAAAAGATATACTCTTACTAAAATTAAAAGGACTTTTAACAATATCTTACTAGGGATAACAAAAAATGATATGAGTTCAGTAAAAAACATATCTCAAATGCCTTATGTAAGAATATTAGCTTTTAATGATAAAGGAAGAGAAATAATAAAAACTATAAAAAACAATTCTGATATAAATATTATTAATAAATTTTCTAAAACATCATTTTCAATGGATGATACAGTATTTAAAACCTTAATTGATTATGATATTAAAGCAAGTAATATGTATAATTTAATATATTATAAAAATAACAAAGAGTTATTAAAAGGTCCTATGGACTATTATAAATCGCCAACTTATATAAGAACTCCAAAATAGAGTGCATGATTTAATTGCACTCTATTTTTTAATTTATATTAATATATTTTTCCTGGATTTAATATATTTTTAGGGTCAAATGCCACTTTTATATTTTTTATTAAATTCATATATGGTTCATTTTGAGATTCATGTAAATATTCTTTCTTTGCATATCCGATTCCATGTTCACCTGAAACTTGACCTCTAAGTTCTCTAGATTTTTTATACATACAATCAAAACTCTGTTTTAATTTTAATTCCCAAGTTTCAGCATCCATTTCATCTCTTAGTG
Above is a genomic segment from Romboutsia lituseburensis containing:
- a CDS encoding nucleotidyltransferase; the protein is MNILGLIVEYNPFHNGHLYHLTKSKEITGATHTIAIMSGNFLQRGEPALFDKYTRAEMAVKNGVDLVVELPTMFACQSAELFAQGAITTLNSLNCINSICFGSEEGDVEILYSISKILVNEPDAFKEILKIHLDEGMLFPTARSLALFDYINNYNSLNISKEKLLSILNSSNNILGLEYIKCLLKLKSNIKPFTISRVSASYNSEEIKNDICSATAIRKSLKENNNLSLLKNVVPYNTYETLNSKLDNNFSPMFDDKYFEILKSIILRDSNILNTYFDVNEGIENKIYQNVFTSSCLNDLHSSVKSKRYTLTKIKRTFNNILLGITKNDMSSVKNISQMPYVRILAFNDKGREIIKTIKNNSDINIINKFSKTSFSMDDTVFKTLIDYDIKASNMYNLIYYKNNKELLKGPMDYYKSPTYIRTPK